In one Rutidosis leptorrhynchoides isolate AG116_Rl617_1_P2 chromosome 8, CSIRO_AGI_Rlap_v1, whole genome shotgun sequence genomic region, the following are encoded:
- the LOC139861638 gene encoding protein BASIC PENTACYSTEINE1-like, whose product MDDDGLDIKNWGYYEPPSFKQHLGLQLMSPVGDHRDTKPLFSTRENPVMINPNAPMYYHQPPIPMNYMRDSWIQRERLLHMLPGNPNFSHMPDTSASNSINMMQPIDSPKDQGMIVEENTTGGGGSCDDAGGSSAPKKRSATTVKNPRVKKPKKLKENGNATGSRSKVVKRSMDMVINGIDMDISGLPIPVCSCTGAPQQCYRWGLGGWQSACCTTTISMYPLPMSTKRRGARIAGRKMSQGAFKKVLEKLISEGYSFDTAIDLRTHWAKHGTNKFVTIR is encoded by the coding sequence ATGGATGATGATGGATTGGATATCAAGAATTGGGGGTATTATGAACCACCTTCATTTAAACAACATCTTGGATTGCAACTAATGTCGCCTGTTGGAGATCATAGAGACACAAAACCGTTATTTTCGACCCGTGAAAACCCTGTAATGATCAACCCGAATGCCCCCATGTACTACCACCAACCGCCTATTCCGATGAATTACATGCGAGATAGTTGGATACAAAGAGAAAGACTCCTTCATATGTTACCTGGAAACCCTAATTTTTCACATATGCCCGATACTTCAGCCTCAAATTCAATTAACATGATGCAACCGATCGATTCGCCGAAGGATCAAGGAATGATTGTCGAAGAAAATACCACGGGTGGCGGTGGCAGTTGTGATGACGCTGGTGGAAGTAGTGCACCGAAGAAAAGATCAGCGACAACTGTCAAAAACCCGCGAGTCAAGAAACCGAAAAAGCTGAAAGAAAATGGGAATGCAACGGGGTCACGTTCGAAAGTTGTGAAACGGAGTATGGATATGGTTATAAATGGGATTGATATGGATATATCTGGATTACCGATACCTGTTTGTTCGTGTACCGGGGCCCCTCAACAATGTTACCGATGGGGTTTAGGTGGGTGGCAATCGGCTTGTTGTACGACTACTATATCGATGTATCCATTGCCAATGAGTACAAAACGCCGAGGAGCACGAATTGCTGGGAGGAAGATGAGTCAAGGTGCATTCAAGAAGGTTTTGGAAAAGTTAATTTCTGAAGGTTATAGTTTTGATACTGCGATTGATTTGAGGACTCATTGGGCTAAGCATGGGACTAACAAGTTTGTAACCATCAGATAA
- the LOC139861192 gene encoding importin beta-like SAD2, whose product MDLQTIAVVLNAALSPNPAERKAAEDSLNKFQYTPHHLVRLLQIIVDGNYDLAVRQVASIHFKNFIAENWSSHDPGEQSKISPSDKELVRQNILVFVAQVPALLRAQLGECVKTIINADYPEQWPGLLQWVTLNLQDQQVYGALFVLRLLARKYEFKSDEERTPVQHVVDETFPHLLNIFNRLVQIVNPSLEVAELIKLICKIYWSSIYLEIPKKLFDPNVFNAWMVLFLNVLERPVPVEGQPADPDLRKSWGWWKLKKWIAHILNRLYTRFGDLKMQNPENKDFAQHFQKNYAGKILECHMNLLNAVRVGSYLPDRVTNLILQYLTNSISKNSTYNLLQPRLDVVLFEIIFPLMCFNDDDQTLWEEDPHEYVRKGYDIIEDLYSPRTAAMDFVSELVRKRGKENLQKFILFIVEIFKRYEEAPIELKPYRQKDGALLAIGTLCDKLKQTQPYKSELESMLVQHVFPEFNSPVGHIRAKAAWVAGQYAHINFSDPNNFSKALQSVVAGMRDPELPVRIDSVFALRCFVEACKDLGEIRPILPQLLDEFFKLMNEVENEDLVFTLETIVDKFGEEMAPYAVGLCQNLAAAFWKCINTAEADAEADDPGALAAVGCLRAISTILESVSRLPHLFAQVEPILLPIMRRMLTTDGQEVFEEVLEIVSYMTFFSPTISMDMWSLWPLLMEALAEWAIDFFTNILVPLDNYISRSTVHYLTCKEPDYQQSLWIMLSNVMSDKNLEDNDIEPAPKLIAVVLQNCRGQVDPWVEPYLRITVDRLRRAERPYLKCLLMQVIADALYYNPSLTLNILQKLGVATEIFNLWFQMLQQTKKNGVRANFKRETDKKICSLGLTSLLSLPADQMSGEALERVFKATLDLLVAYKDQIAEAEKEEPEDDDDMNDGLGTDDEEDDGSDKEMGLDDEDGDEVNSARLKKLAAQAKAFRSTDDYDDDDSDDDFSDDEDFQSPIDDVDPFVLFVDTLKVMQASDPTRFQSLTQTLDFRYQALANGVAQHAEQRRAVIEKEKLAKAATIAAS is encoded by the exons ATGGATCTCCAGACGATTGCCGTTGTTCTAAATGCCGCACTTAGTCCTAATCCTGCTGAACGGAAAGCAGCTGAAGATAGCCTCAATAAG TTTCAATATACTCCTCACCATTTGGTGAGGCTGCTACAGATCATTGTAGATGGAAATTATGATTTGGCAGTGAGACAGGTTGCAAGCATTCATTTTAAGAATTTTATAGCTGAAAACTGGTCATCTCATGATCCCG GGGAACAGTCCAAGATATCGCCAAGTGATAAAGAGTTGGTGAGGCAAAACATTCTAGTTTTTGTTGCACAAGTTCCTGCATTGTTGAG GGCCCAGTTGGGTGAGTGTGTCAAGACAATTATTAATGCAGATTATCCCGAGCAATGGCCAGGTCTTTTGCAGTGGGTGACTCTAAATTTACAGGACCAGCAAGTTTATGGAGCTCTATTTGTTCTACGACTTCTTGCTAGGAAATATGA GTTTAAGTCTGATGAAGAGAGGACACCGgttcagcatgttgtagatgagaCTTTTCCTCATTTACTCAATATCTTTAACAGGCTTGTACAGATAGTAAATCCTTCATTAGAAGTAGCAGAATTGATTAAGCTCATTTGCAAAATATACTGGTCTTCCATCTAT CTGGAGATTCCAAAGAAACTGTTTGACCCGAATGTTTTCAATGCTTGGATGGTTCTTTTCTTGAATGTATTGGAGAGACCTGTTCCGGTAGAGGGTCAACCTGCTGATCCAGATTTACGCAAGTCATGGGGTTGGTGGAAGTTGAAGAAATGGATAGCTCATATACTAAACCGTCTCTATACTCG GTTTGGGGATTTGAAAATGCAAAATCCAGAAAACAAAGATTTTGCACAACATTTCCAGAAAAACTATGCTGGGAAAATCTTGGAGTGTCATATGAACTTACTAAATGCAGTTCGTGTCGGTTCTTATCTACCTGACAGAGTAACCAACCTTATATTGCAATATTTGACCAATAG TATTTCAAAGAATTCAACGTACAATCTGCTCCAACCAAGACTTGATGTGGTTTTATTCGAGATAATATTTCCACTTATGTGCTTCAATGATGATGATCAAACTCTCTGGGAGGAGGACCCACATGAGTATGTGAGAAAGGGTTATG ATATAATTGAAGATCTGTATAGTCCTAGGACTGCGGCAATGGACTTCGTGAGTGAATTGGTAAGAAAACGTGGAAAAGAAAACCTCCAAAAATTTATACTATTCATTGTGGAGATCTTTAAAAG GTATGAGGAGGCACCCATCGAGCTCAAACCTTACCGACAAAAAGATGGTGCACTTCTTGCTATTGGAACGCTATGTGATAAACTGAAACAGACTCAACCATATAAATCTGAACTCGAATCGATGTTAGTGCAACATGTTTTCCCTGAGTTTAACAGTCCCGTAGGCCACATCAGAGCAAAG GCTGCATGGGTTGCAGGACAATATGCACATATCAATTTCTCTGACCCAAATAATTTCAGCAAAGCACTACAAAGTGTTGTTGCTGGGATGCGGGACCCAGAGCTTCCAGTGCGTATTGATTCTGTATTTGCATTACGTTGTTTTGTTGAAGCCTGTAAAG ATCTTGGTGAAATCAGACCCATCCTTCCACAACTACTTGATG AGTTTTTCAAGCTTATGAATGAAGTTGAAAACGAGGATTTGGTGTTCACCCTTGAGACTATAGTTGACAAGTTTGGAGAGGAGATGGCGCCCTATGCTGTTGGCTTATGCCAGAACCTG GCTGCTGCATTTTGGAAATGTATAAATACCGCTGAAGCTGATGCCGAGGCTGACGATCCTGGTGCATTAGCAGCCGTTGGATGTTTGCGTGCCATTAGCACAATTCTTGAATCTGTCAGCAGGCTTCCTCACCTTTTTGCTCAAGTTGAGCCAATTTTACTTCCAATAATGCGGCGGATGCTAACAACTGATGGTCAAG AGGTATTTGAAGAAGTTTTGGAAATTGTATCATACATGACGTTTTTCTCCCCTACTATATCCATGGATATGTGGAGTCTTTGGCCGTTATTGATGGAAGCTCTTGCTGAATGGGCTATTGACTTCTTTACCA ATATCCTTGTTCCTTTGGACAACTATATATCCAGGAGTACAGTGCACTATCTCACATGCAAGGAGCCAGACTACCAACAAAGCTTATGGATTATGCTTTCCAAT GTAATGAGCGACAAAAACTTGGAAGACAATGACATTGAACCCGCACCCAAGCTTATAGCTGTAGTGTTACAAAACTGTAGAGGTCAGGTTGACCCGTGGGTTGAACCGTATTTAAGAATCACAGTTGACCGCTTGCGTCGAGCTGAACGCCCTTACTTGAAATGCCTTTTGATGCAAGTT ATTGCTGATGCTTTATACTACAATCCATCTTTGACACTCAATATACTGCAAAAGCTTGGTGTGGCTACAGAAATTTtcaacctttggtttcagatgttGCAACAAACCAAAAAGAATGGCGTGCGAGCTAATTTTAAGAG GGAGACTGATAAGAAGATCTGCTCTTTGGGGTTGACATCTCTGCTTTCACTCCCTGCTGATCAGATGTCAGGCGAGGCTTTAGAGCGTGTTTTCAAGGCTACACTTGATCTGCTTGTTGCCTACAAGGATCAAATAGCAG AAGCGGAGAAAGAAGAGCCTGAAGATGATGATGACATGAATGATGGATTGGGAACTGATGATGAGGAGGATGATGGGTCTGACAAGGAAATGGGATTAGATGATGAGGATGGTGATGAAGTTAATAGCGCAAGGCTTAAAAAATTAGCTGCACAG GCAAAGGCGTTTCGGTCAACTGATGACTATGATGATGATGACTCGGATGATGATTTTAGTGATGACGAAGACTTCCAGTCACCTATTGATGATGTGGACCCCTTTGTTCTCTTTGTGGATACTCTGAAAG TTATGCAAGCTTCAGATCCAACGAGGTTCCAAAGCCTTACACAAACACTTGATTTCCGTTATCAAGCACTGGCAAATGGAGTTGCTCAGCATGCTGAACAGAGAAGAGCAGTCATCGAGAAAGAAAAACTGGCTAAGGCAGCAACAATAGCAGCCTCATGA